A section of the Persephonella sp. genome encodes:
- the rplF gene encoding 50S ribosomal protein L6 — MSRIGKKPIDIPQGVEVKVSENNHVVVKGPKGQLEGDFNPNLTIKVEDNQIKIERPNDSAFMRAIHGTTRALIANMVKGVTEGFTVELEIVGIGYRAAMKGKTLELQLGYSHPIIYEPPEGIQIAVEGNIIKVSGIDKQKVGQVAAEIREFRKPDPYKGKGIRYKGEVLKLKPGKSVGKK; from the coding sequence ATGTCAAGAATTGGGAAAAAACCAATAGATATCCCTCAAGGAGTTGAAGTAAAAGTAAGTGAAAATAATCATGTTGTTGTAAAAGGACCAAAAGGACAACTTGAAGGGGATTTTAACCCTAATCTTACAATTAAAGTTGAAGATAACCAAATCAAAATAGAAAGGCCAAATGATAGTGCATTTATGAGAGCAATCCACGGAACAACAAGGGCTCTTATCGCTAATATGGTTAAAGGAGTTACAGAAGGTTTTACAGTGGAACTGGAAATAGTTGGTATTGGATACAGAGCTGCGATGAAAGGAAAAACCCTTGAGCTCCAGCTAGGATACTCTCACCCTATTATTTATGAACCACCTGAAGGAATACAGATTGCAGTTGAAGGAAATATAATCAAAGTTTCCGGTATAGATAAACAGAAAGTCGGGCAGGTTGCTGCTGAAATTAGAGAATTTAGGAAACCTGACCCATACAAAGGAAAAGGTATCAGATATAAAGGAGAAGTTCTTAAACTTAAACCTGGTAAATCTGTAGGTAAAAAATAA
- the rpsH gene encoding 30S ribosomal protein S8 has product MIVDPIADMLARINNAIKARKSEVYIPHSKIKERIAEILKREGYIEDYTISEENKKGNQGTLIIKLKYLGPRNTKPVIQGLRRVSKPGLRKYVDVKNIPYVRKGLGIAILSTNKGIITDAEARKERVGGEVLCYIW; this is encoded by the coding sequence ATGATAGTAGACCCAATTGCTGATATGTTGGCAAGAATTAATAATGCAATTAAAGCAAGAAAAAGTGAAGTTTACATTCCCCATTCAAAAATAAAAGAAAGAATTGCTGAAATCCTTAAAAGAGAAGGTTATATAGAAGATTACACAATCTCTGAAGAAAATAAAAAAGGAAATCAGGGAACCCTGATAATCAAATTAAAATATCTTGGACCAAGAAATACAAAACCTGTTATCCAGGGACTCAGAAGGGTTTCTAAACCTGGTTTAAGAAAATATGTTGATGTAAAAAACATCCCTTATGTAAGAAAAGGACTTGGAATTGCAATTCTTTCAACAAACAAAGGAATAATTACAGACGCTGAAGCAAGAAAAGAAAGAGTTGGCGGAGAAGTTCTCTGTTATATCTGGTAA
- a CDS encoding type Z 30S ribosomal protein S14 has product MARKCLMAKSFLKEPKYKTRKHSRCPICGRPRGYLRQFNMCRICFRERALRGEIPGVKKASW; this is encoded by the coding sequence ATGGCACGTAAATGCTTAATGGCAAAATCCTTTTTAAAGGAACCTAAATACAAAACAAGAAAACACTCAAGATGTCCTATTTGTGGAAGACCAAGAGGATACTTAAGACAATTTAATATGTGCAGAATATGTTTTAGAGAAAGAGCTCTCAGAGGAGAAATCCCTGGAGTTAAAAAAGCGAGCTGGTAA